A DNA window from Scomber japonicus isolate fScoJap1 chromosome 14, fScoJap1.pri, whole genome shotgun sequence contains the following coding sequences:
- the fbxo11a gene encoding F-box only protein 11a isoform X2, translating to MNSVRASNVSRRPRRVSRPRPVQPERNHQERDEDVPADMVAEESGPGAQNSPYQLRRKSLPKRTVCPTKTNMEGASTSTTENFGHRPKRPRVSGKCQDLPAPAEQYLQEKLPDEVVLKIFSYLLEQDLCRAACVCKRFSELANDPILWKRLYMEVFEYTRPMMHPEAGKFYQINPEEYEQPNPWKESFQQLYKGAHVKPGFAEHFYSNPARYKGRDNMFYYDTIEDALGGGQEPHFDGLIFVHSGIYTDEWIYIESPITMIGAAPGKVAEKVIIENTRDSTFVFMEGSEDAYVGYMTIRFNPDDKSAQHHNAHHCLEITVNCSPIIDHCIIRSTCTVGSAVCVSGQGACPTIKHCNISDCENVGLYITDHAQGIYEDNEISNNALAGIWVKNHGNPIIRRNHIHHGRDVGVFTFDHGMGYFESCNIHRNRIAGFEVKAYANPTVVRCEIHHGQTGGIYVHEKGRGQFIENKIYANNFAGVWITSNSDPTIRGNAIFNGNQGGVYIFGDGRGLIEGNDIYGNALAGIQIRTNSCPIVRHNKIHDGQHGGIYVHEKGQGVIEENEVYSNTLAGVWVTTGSTPVLRRNRIHSGKQVGVYFYDNGHGVLEDNDIYNHMYSGVQIRTGSNPKIRRNKIWGGQNGGILVYNSGLGFIEDNEIFDNAMAGVWIKTDSNPTLRRNKIHDGRDGGICIFNGGRGLLEENDIFRNAQAGVLISTNSHPVLRKNRIFDGFAAGIEITNHATATLEGNQIFNNRFGGLFLASGVNVTMKDNKIMNNQDAIEKAVSRGQCLYKISSYTSYPMHDFYRCHTCNTTDRNAICVNCIKKCHQGHDVEFIRHDRFFCDCGAGTLSNPCTLAGEPTHDTDTLYDSAPPIESNTLQHN from the exons ATGAACTCCGTCAGAGCAAGTAACGTTAGCAGAAGACCCAGGCGAGTATCGAGGCCGCGCCCGGTGCAGCCGGAGAGGAACCACCAGGAAAGAG ATGAGGACGTTCCTGCAGATATGGTCGCAGAAGAATCCGGTCCAGGAGCTCAGAATAGTCCCTACCAGCTTAGAAGAAAGTCTCTACCCAAGAGAACAGTGTGTCCGACAAAGACAAATATGGAG GGTGCTTCCACTTCAACCACAGAAAACTTTGGACATCGACCTAAGCGCCCCAGAGTTTCAGGAAAGTGTCAAGACTTACCAG ctccagcagagCAGTATTTGCAGGAGAAACTTCCAGACGAGGTGGTGCTAAAGATCTTCTCGTACCTGTTGGAACAGGATTTGTGCCgtgctgcgtgtgtgtgcaagcgCTTCAGTGAGCTGGCCAATGACCCCATCCTCTG GAAGAGGCTGTACATGGAAGTGTTTGAGTACACGCGACCCATGATGCACCCTGAGGCGGGGAAGTTCTACCAGATAAACCCAGAAGAATACGAGCAGCCAAACCCGTGGAAAGAAAGTTTTCAGCAGCTG TATAAAGGAGCACACGTTAAACCAGGCTTTGCAGAACATTTCTACAGTAATCCTGCCAGATACAAAGGGAGAGATAACATGTTT tACTATGACACCATCGAGGATGCTCTCGGAGGGGGTCAGGAGCCTCACTTTGATGGCCTGATATTTGTCCACTCTGGTATTTACACAGACGAATGGATTTACATCGAGTCGCCTATCACAATGATCGGAGCCG CTCCTGGAAAAGTAGCTGAGAAAGTCATCATCGAGAACACCAGAGACTCCACATTTGTATTCATGGAAGGCTCAGAAGATGCTTATGTTGGATACATGACCATCAGG TTCAACCCTGATGATAAATCCGCCCAGCACCACAACGCACACCACTGCTTGGAGATCACAGTCAACTGCAGCCCCATCATTGACCACTGCATCATACGCAGCACATGCACAG TGGGGTCAGCCGTCTGTGTCAGCGGTCAGGGCGCTTGTCCCACAATCAAGCACTGCAACATCAGCGACTGTGAAAACGTTGGCCTTTACATCACTGACCATGCACAG GGAATTTATGAGGACAACGAGATCTCAAACAACGCTCTGGCTGGGATCTGGGTGAAAAACCACGGCAACCCAATTATAAGGCGGAATCACATCCACCACGGCAGAGATGTGGGAGTTTTTACGTTCGACCACGGCATG GGTTACTTTGAGAGCTGCAACATCCATAGGAACCGTATTGCCGGGTTTGAGGTGAAGGCGTACGCCAATCCAACAGTGGTTCGCTGTGAGATCCATCACGGCCAGACAGGGGGCATCTACGTGCATGAAAAGGGCCGCGGTCAGTTCATCGAAAACAAGATCTATGCAAATAACTTTGCTGGTGTGTGGATCACCTCTAACAGTGACCCCACAATAAG GGGCAATGCCATTTTTAATGGTAACCAAGGTGGAGTGTATATTTTTGGTGATGGCCGAGGCCTCATTGAAGGGAACGACATCTACGGTAATGCCTTGGCAGGGATTCAGATCAGGACGAACAGCTGTCCTATCGTCAGACACAACAAGATCCACGATGGCCAGCATGGCGGCATATACGTG CATGAAAAAGGACAAGGCGTCATCGAGGAGAACGAAGTGTACAGCAACACGCTGGCAGGAGTGTGGGTGACAACAGGCAGTACGCCAGTGCTGAGGAGGAACAGGATACACAGTGGGAAGCAG gtcGGCGTCTATTTTTATGACAATGGTCATGGCGTGCTGGAAGACAACGACATCTACAATCACATGTATTCTGGAGTTCAAATTAG AACTGGCAGCAATCCCAAGATCAGGCGGAACAAGATCTGGGGAGGTCAGAATGGAGGCATTTTGGTTTACAACTCAG GCCTAGGCTTTATTGAGGACAATGAGATCTTTGACAATGCTATGGCAGGAGTGTGGATTAAGACAGACAGCAACCCCACTCTGCGGAGGAATAAGATCCATGACGGGAGAGATGGGGGGATATGTATATTCAATGGAGGAAGAG GTTTGCTAGAGGAAAACGACATCTTCAGAAATGCCCAAGCGGGAGTCCTCATTAGCACCAACAGTCACCCCGTACTGAGGAAAAACAGGATATTTGACGGCTTCGCTGCAG GTATCGAGATCACCAATCATGCCACAGCGACCCTAGAGGGAAATCAGATCTTCAACAATCGCTTCGGGGGGTTGTTTCTTGCATCTGGTGTCAATGTTACAATGAAAg ataataaaataatgaacaatCAAGATGCCATTGAAAAGGCTGTGAGCAGAGGTCAGTGCCTGTACAAGATTTCAAGTTACACCAGCTACCCAATGCACGATTTTTACAg GTGTCACACCTGTAACACAACAGACCGCAACGCCATCTGTGTGAACTGCATCAAGAAGTGTCACCAAGGACACGACGTGGAGTTCATCAGACACGATAG ATTCTTCTGTGACTGTGGTGCTGGAACGCTGTCAAATCCTTGCACGTTAGCCGGAGAGCCAACTCATGACACCGACACACTGTACGACTCGGCCCCTCCTATAGAGTCCAATACACTGCAGCACAACTGA
- the fbxo11a gene encoding F-box only protein 11a isoform X1, which produces MNSVRASNVSRRPRRVSRPRPVQPERNHQERDEDVPADMVAEESGPGAQNSPYQLRRKSLPKRTVCPTKTNMEGASTSTTENFGHRPKRPRVSGKCQDLPAAPAEQYLQEKLPDEVVLKIFSYLLEQDLCRAACVCKRFSELANDPILWKRLYMEVFEYTRPMMHPEAGKFYQINPEEYEQPNPWKESFQQLYKGAHVKPGFAEHFYSNPARYKGRDNMFYYDTIEDALGGGQEPHFDGLIFVHSGIYTDEWIYIESPITMIGAAPGKVAEKVIIENTRDSTFVFMEGSEDAYVGYMTIRFNPDDKSAQHHNAHHCLEITVNCSPIIDHCIIRSTCTVGSAVCVSGQGACPTIKHCNISDCENVGLYITDHAQGIYEDNEISNNALAGIWVKNHGNPIIRRNHIHHGRDVGVFTFDHGMGYFESCNIHRNRIAGFEVKAYANPTVVRCEIHHGQTGGIYVHEKGRGQFIENKIYANNFAGVWITSNSDPTIRGNAIFNGNQGGVYIFGDGRGLIEGNDIYGNALAGIQIRTNSCPIVRHNKIHDGQHGGIYVHEKGQGVIEENEVYSNTLAGVWVTTGSTPVLRRNRIHSGKQVGVYFYDNGHGVLEDNDIYNHMYSGVQIRTGSNPKIRRNKIWGGQNGGILVYNSGLGFIEDNEIFDNAMAGVWIKTDSNPTLRRNKIHDGRDGGICIFNGGRGLLEENDIFRNAQAGVLISTNSHPVLRKNRIFDGFAAGIEITNHATATLEGNQIFNNRFGGLFLASGVNVTMKDNKIMNNQDAIEKAVSRGQCLYKISSYTSYPMHDFYRCHTCNTTDRNAICVNCIKKCHQGHDVEFIRHDRFFCDCGAGTLSNPCTLAGEPTHDTDTLYDSAPPIESNTLQHN; this is translated from the exons ATGAACTCCGTCAGAGCAAGTAACGTTAGCAGAAGACCCAGGCGAGTATCGAGGCCGCGCCCGGTGCAGCCGGAGAGGAACCACCAGGAAAGAG ATGAGGACGTTCCTGCAGATATGGTCGCAGAAGAATCCGGTCCAGGAGCTCAGAATAGTCCCTACCAGCTTAGAAGAAAGTCTCTACCCAAGAGAACAGTGTGTCCGACAAAGACAAATATGGAG GGTGCTTCCACTTCAACCACAGAAAACTTTGGACATCGACCTAAGCGCCCCAGAGTTTCAGGAAAGTGTCAAGACTTACCAG cagctccagcagagCAGTATTTGCAGGAGAAACTTCCAGACGAGGTGGTGCTAAAGATCTTCTCGTACCTGTTGGAACAGGATTTGTGCCgtgctgcgtgtgtgtgcaagcgCTTCAGTGAGCTGGCCAATGACCCCATCCTCTG GAAGAGGCTGTACATGGAAGTGTTTGAGTACACGCGACCCATGATGCACCCTGAGGCGGGGAAGTTCTACCAGATAAACCCAGAAGAATACGAGCAGCCAAACCCGTGGAAAGAAAGTTTTCAGCAGCTG TATAAAGGAGCACACGTTAAACCAGGCTTTGCAGAACATTTCTACAGTAATCCTGCCAGATACAAAGGGAGAGATAACATGTTT tACTATGACACCATCGAGGATGCTCTCGGAGGGGGTCAGGAGCCTCACTTTGATGGCCTGATATTTGTCCACTCTGGTATTTACACAGACGAATGGATTTACATCGAGTCGCCTATCACAATGATCGGAGCCG CTCCTGGAAAAGTAGCTGAGAAAGTCATCATCGAGAACACCAGAGACTCCACATTTGTATTCATGGAAGGCTCAGAAGATGCTTATGTTGGATACATGACCATCAGG TTCAACCCTGATGATAAATCCGCCCAGCACCACAACGCACACCACTGCTTGGAGATCACAGTCAACTGCAGCCCCATCATTGACCACTGCATCATACGCAGCACATGCACAG TGGGGTCAGCCGTCTGTGTCAGCGGTCAGGGCGCTTGTCCCACAATCAAGCACTGCAACATCAGCGACTGTGAAAACGTTGGCCTTTACATCACTGACCATGCACAG GGAATTTATGAGGACAACGAGATCTCAAACAACGCTCTGGCTGGGATCTGGGTGAAAAACCACGGCAACCCAATTATAAGGCGGAATCACATCCACCACGGCAGAGATGTGGGAGTTTTTACGTTCGACCACGGCATG GGTTACTTTGAGAGCTGCAACATCCATAGGAACCGTATTGCCGGGTTTGAGGTGAAGGCGTACGCCAATCCAACAGTGGTTCGCTGTGAGATCCATCACGGCCAGACAGGGGGCATCTACGTGCATGAAAAGGGCCGCGGTCAGTTCATCGAAAACAAGATCTATGCAAATAACTTTGCTGGTGTGTGGATCACCTCTAACAGTGACCCCACAATAAG GGGCAATGCCATTTTTAATGGTAACCAAGGTGGAGTGTATATTTTTGGTGATGGCCGAGGCCTCATTGAAGGGAACGACATCTACGGTAATGCCTTGGCAGGGATTCAGATCAGGACGAACAGCTGTCCTATCGTCAGACACAACAAGATCCACGATGGCCAGCATGGCGGCATATACGTG CATGAAAAAGGACAAGGCGTCATCGAGGAGAACGAAGTGTACAGCAACACGCTGGCAGGAGTGTGGGTGACAACAGGCAGTACGCCAGTGCTGAGGAGGAACAGGATACACAGTGGGAAGCAG gtcGGCGTCTATTTTTATGACAATGGTCATGGCGTGCTGGAAGACAACGACATCTACAATCACATGTATTCTGGAGTTCAAATTAG AACTGGCAGCAATCCCAAGATCAGGCGGAACAAGATCTGGGGAGGTCAGAATGGAGGCATTTTGGTTTACAACTCAG GCCTAGGCTTTATTGAGGACAATGAGATCTTTGACAATGCTATGGCAGGAGTGTGGATTAAGACAGACAGCAACCCCACTCTGCGGAGGAATAAGATCCATGACGGGAGAGATGGGGGGATATGTATATTCAATGGAGGAAGAG GTTTGCTAGAGGAAAACGACATCTTCAGAAATGCCCAAGCGGGAGTCCTCATTAGCACCAACAGTCACCCCGTACTGAGGAAAAACAGGATATTTGACGGCTTCGCTGCAG GTATCGAGATCACCAATCATGCCACAGCGACCCTAGAGGGAAATCAGATCTTCAACAATCGCTTCGGGGGGTTGTTTCTTGCATCTGGTGTCAATGTTACAATGAAAg ataataaaataatgaacaatCAAGATGCCATTGAAAAGGCTGTGAGCAGAGGTCAGTGCCTGTACAAGATTTCAAGTTACACCAGCTACCCAATGCACGATTTTTACAg GTGTCACACCTGTAACACAACAGACCGCAACGCCATCTGTGTGAACTGCATCAAGAAGTGTCACCAAGGACACGACGTGGAGTTCATCAGACACGATAG ATTCTTCTGTGACTGTGGTGCTGGAACGCTGTCAAATCCTTGCACGTTAGCCGGAGAGCCAACTCATGACACCGACACACTGTACGACTCGGCCCCTCCTATAGAGTCCAATACACTGCAGCACAACTGA